From a region of the Cucumis sativus cultivar 9930 chromosome 6, Cucumber_9930_V3, whole genome shotgun sequence genome:
- the LOC101212361 gene encoding hydroxyproline O-galactosyltransferase GALT2 — protein MKKVKTEPPVARRLRLSHLLLVIGVLYLVFISFKFPRFLEIAATLSGDESNNGLDSNGVDSEGMDFSKASLSSVYKDTFHRKLEDNQHLEAPLTPKKEPLEEVNNVTGPIKPIKHKYGRITGNISSQLNHTNDFSMLETMADEAWTLGSMAWEEVDKFGLNETSESSILEGKPESCPSWISTDGKKLMEGDGLMFLPCGLAAGSSITIIGTPHLAHQEYVPQLLKVGGDPKVMVSQFMVELQGLKSVDGEDPPKILHLNPRLKGDWSKRPVIEHNTCYRMQWGTAQRCDGLPSSSEDEMLVDGNHRCEKWLRSDVTDSKESKTTSWFRRFIGREQKPEVTWPFPFMEGRLFILTLRAGVDGYHINVGGRHLTSFAYRPGFTLEDATGLAVKGDVDIHSTYATALPTSHPSFSPQRVLEMSEKWKSQPLPKSSVFLFIGVLSATNHFAERMAVRKTWMQSSAVMSSNVVVRFFVALNPRKEVNAVLKKEAAYFGDIVILPFMDRYELVVLKTIAICEFGVVNLTASYIMKCDDDTFVRVETVLKQIEGISSKKSLYMGNLNLLHRPLRHGKWAVTYEEWPEEVYPPYANGPGYIVSIDIAKYIVSQHENKSLRIFKMEDVSMGMWVEQFNSTVATVQYSHNWKFCQYGCMEDYFTAHYQSPRQILCLWDKLARGHAHCCNFR, from the exons atGAAGAAGGTTAAAACCGAACCTCCGGTTGCGAGGAGACTCAGGTTATCGCATCTTCTTCTCGTAATTGGAGTGttgtatttagttttcatATCATTTAAGTTTCCACGTTTTTTGGAAATTGCTGCGACGTTGAGCGGGGATGAAAGTAATAATGGGTTGGATTCAAATGGAGTTGACAGTGAAGGAATGGATTTTAGCAAAGCGTCGTTGAGTTCTGTTTATAAGGATACATTTCATCGGAAACTGGAAGATAATCAGCATTTAGAAGCACCATTGACGCCTAAAAAAGAGCCACTCGAAGAGGTGAATAATGTTACTGGACCGATAAAGCCAATTAAGCATAAATATGGTCGGATAACCGGTAACATTTCGAGTCAGCTGAATCATACCAATGATTTTTCAATGCTTGAGACAATGGCAGATGAAGCTTGGACATTAGGCTCGATGGCTTGGGAAGAAGTAGATAAATTTGGGTTGAATGAGACTTCTGAAAGTTCTATACTCGAGGGAAAACCTGAGTCATGTCCTTCATGGATATCTACTGATGGGAAAAAGTTAATGGAGGGAGATGGACTCATGTTCCTTCCTTGTGGACTTGCTGCAGGTTCATCTATTACAATAATTGGAACCCCTCATCTTGCTCATCAGGAGTACGTGCCCCAACTTTTGAAGGTGGGAGGTGATCCTAAGGTCATGGTTTCACAGTTTATGGTTGAATTGCAAGGATTGAAATCGGTCGATGGTGAGGACCCACCAAAGATCCTTCACTTGAATCCACGGCTGAAAGGTGATTGGAGTAAACGGCCGGTCATTGAACACAATACATGTTATAGGATGCAGTGGGGAACGGCTCAAAGGTGTGATGGTTTGCCATCAAGTAGTGAGGACGAAATGCTTG tTGATGGAAATCATCGATGCGAAAAATGGTTGAGAAGTGATGTTACAGATTCGAAAGAATCGAAAACAACCTCATGGTTCAGGAGATTCATAGGGAGGGAGCAAAAGCCAGAAGTGACTTGGCCATTTCCCTTTATGGAGGGCAGATTGTTTATCTTAACACTTCGTGCTGGTGTTGATGGATACCATATAAATGTTGGTGGTCGGCATTTGACTTCTTTTGCCTATCGCCCT GGATTTACGCTTGAAGATGCAACTGGATTAGCAGTTAAAGGAGATGTGGACATTCATTCTACATATGCTACAGCTCTTCCTACGTCTCATCCAAGCTTCTCTCCTCAACGAGTTCTTGAAATGTCAGAGAAATGGAAATCTCAGCCTTTGCCAAAGAGTtccgtttttctttttattggtgTTCTGTCTGCTACTAATCATTTTGCGGAGCGTATGGCCGTTAGGAAAACTTGGATGCAGTCTTCAGCTGTCATGTCATCAAATGTAGTTGTTCGCTTCTTTGTTGCACTG AATCCGAGGAAGGAGGTCAATGCTGTGCTGAAAAAGGAAGCTGCATATTTCGGTGATATTGTGATCCTGCCCTTCATGGACCGCTATGAGCTTGTCGTTCTCAAGACTATTGCCATATGTGAGTTTGGG GTAGTGAACTTGACAGCTTCATATATTATGAAATGTGACGACGATACCTTTGTGAGGGTGGAAACTGTTTTAAAACAGATCGAAGGCATTTCATCCAAGAAGTCCCTATACATGGGCAATCTCAACCTCTTGCATCGCCCTCTCAGACATGGAAAATGGGCAGTCACATATGAG GAATGGCCAGAAGAAGTCTATCCTCCATATGCCAATGGGCCAGGATATATCGTTTCCATTGACATTGCTAAATACATTGTCTCTCAACATGAAAACAAGAGCTTGAGG ATATTCAAGATGGAGGATGTGAGCATGGGAATGTGGGTTGAACAGTTCAACAGTACTGTGGCGACAGTTCAATACTCTCACAACTGGAAATTTTGCCAATATGGATGTATGGAAGACTATTTTACAGCACACTATCAATCTCCAAGACAGATACTCTGCTTGTGGGATAAATTGGCCAGAGGACACGCTCATTGTTGCAACTTCAGGTAA
- the LOC101217173 gene encoding protein PLASTID TRANSCRIPTIONALLY ACTIVE 12, chloroplastic → MASLSTPCLYPDRGRNGVFYANGCVGGKPLSNFLKTPFIGSFPVRLLLVGNALNKSPQRNQLVPCIRCENRDESYEDVTVERPPYHTYMDSTSGQLEPASGARASIPGEEYWPEGTASRVRAARAPEPTGTSMGSPSYGQNPGSRRKKNRTLAAAAHDSSEVTEVDSSDLVISEISEDFIEEPKDDTSQYVVYQTEPDEEVTGFDLDKKTGNPHPFIDPKKKKPIEEPRTSEELWWNWRKPEKEQWSRWQRRKPDVETVFLKAMAQTGQIKLYGEQPTLTEVSLYRARRHLYKEERLQAEQERLERIGPIAFYSEWVKDWKRDTSKDAIRKHFEETGEDENTQMIEMFQNQTEREFRIMMGTDIRIRRDPLAMRMREDQIKQIWGGDPVYPTVNYIQDPNEIIDYRGPDFHEPTPGMLDFLKEHGKIISREELQEILAKEKNEELEVTDMDDAMAQAIDIGENDDGEDSEVEGDEEAEEKITRNWSVLKSSPHLSKQKGKPNKKDPASLDGAIDESENLTDFLMDFEEDE, encoded by the exons ATGGCTTCCCTGTCTACTCCATGCCTTTATCCTG ATAGAGGACGGAATGGAGTATTTTATGCAAATGGATGTGTTGGCGGGAAACCTTTATCAAATTTCCTGAAG ACACCATTTATCGGTTCATTTCCAGTACGATTACTGCTGGTTGGAAATGCCTTGAACAAGTCACCGCAGAGAAATCAGTTAGTTCCTTGCATCAGGTGCGAGAACAGGGATGAATCATATGAAGATGTAACGGTGGAGCGCCCACCGTATCATACTTACATGGACTCAACTTCTGGGCAGCTTGAACCAGCTTCAGGGGCACGTGCAAGTATTCCAGGAGAAGAATACTGGCCAGAAGGAACTGCTAGTCGTGTGAGAGCTGCAAGGGCTCCAGAACCAACTGGTACATCTATGGGATCTCCATCTTATGGCCAAAATCCAGGAAGtaggagaaagaagaatagaACACTAGCAGCTGCTGCTCACGATTCATCCGAAGTGACTGAAGTAGATTCGAGCGACCTGGTGATCTCTGAAATTTCCGAGGATTTTATTGAAGAGCCTAAAGACGATACTTCGCAGTATGTTGTTTATCAAACAGAACCTGACGAGGAAGTAACTGGATTTGATTTAGACAAAAAAACTGGAAATCCCCACCCATTCATCGACcctaaaaagaagaagccaaTAGAGGAGCCACGCACAAGTGAGGAACTTTGGTGGAATTGGAGAAAGCCAGAAAAAGAGCAGTGGTCTAGGTGGCAAAGAAGGAAACCAGATGTTGAAACG GTTTTTCTCAAAGCAATGGCACAGACTGGGCAGATAAAGCTGTATGGTGAACAGCCAACATTAACTGAAGTTTCTCTTTACAGGGCTCGACGACATCTatacaaagaagaaag ACTTCAAGCGGAACAGGAGAGATTGGAAAGAATAGGTCCCATTGCATTCTACTCAGAATGGGTCAAAGATTGGAAGAGAGATACCTCAAAGGATGCCataagaaaacattttgaagagACTGGAGAAGATGAAAACACCCAAATGATTGAAATGTTCCAAAATCAAACAGAGAGAGAGTTTCGCATTATGATGGGGACTGATATTCGCATTCGCAGGGACCCATTGGCAATGCGTATGCGAGAGGATCAGATTAAGCAAA TATGGGGTGGTGATCCTGTGTACCCTACTGTCAACTACATTCAAGatccaaatgaaataattgatTATAGAGGACCAGATTTTCATGAACCAACACCTGGCATGCTAGATTTTCTGAAGGAG CATGGTAAAATTATATCAAGAGAGGAGCTTCAGGAAATTCTggctaaagaaaaaaacgaagAGCTTGAG GTGACAGATATGGATGATGCCATGGCCCAAGCTATCGATATTGGTGAAAATGAC GATGGAGAGGATAGCGAGGTCGAGGGTGATGAAGAGGCAGAGGAAAAAATCACACGCAATTGGAGTGTCTTGAAAAGCAGTCCCCATCTCAGCAAGCAAAAG GGGAAACCTAACAAGAAGGATCCCGCATCACTGGATGGAGCCATTGATGAGTCTGAGAACTTAACTGATTTTCTCATGGATTTCGAAGAAGATGAGTGA
- the LOC101210406 gene encoding auxin response factor 6 (The RefSeq protein has 5 substitutions compared to this genomic sequence): MRLSTAGFSPQAPEGERRVLNSELWHACAGPLVSLPAVGSRVVYFPQGHSEQVAISTNREVDAHIPSYPSLPPQLICQLHNVTMHADIETDEVYAQMTLQPLTAQEQKEPYLPAELGAPSKQPTNYFCKTLTASDTSTHGGFSVPRRAAEKVFPPLDFSQQPPAQELIARDLHDNEWKFRHIFRGQPKRHLLTTGWSVFVSAKRLVAGDSVIFIWNEKNQLLLGIRRANRPQTVMPSSVLSSDSMHLGLLAAAAHAAATNSRFTIFYNPRASPSEFIIPLAKYVKAVYHTRVSVGMRFRMLFETEESSVRRYMGTITGISDLDSTRWPNSHWRSVKVGWDESTAGERQPRVSLWEIEPLTTFPMYPSPFPLRLKRPWPTGFPSFHGLKEDDLGLNSQLMWLRGDGLDRGIQPLNFPGIGVAPWMQPRLDASMVGLQPEIYQAMAAAALQEMRTVDPAKAQAASLLQFQQTQNLPNRPANFMPPQMLQQPQPQPQPPQTFLQGDENQHLSHSQAQSQPTAVLQQEIKHQTFNNHPQQQQQQQQQQQQQQQQPQQQVFDHHQIPSPMSTMSQFSSASQSQAQSLQTIPPLCRQQSFSDSNPNHVTSPIISPLHSLLGGSFSQDESSQMLNLPRNNPMIHSSTWPSKRAAIDPLLSSGNSQFVLSQGENIGTTPANISQNAFTLPPFPGRECSLDQGNVDPQSNLLFGVNIEPSSLLMQNGMPNLRGICSDSDSTAIPFSSNYVNTAGTNFSANPTGTGTPSNCNEDSGFLHSPENTGQVNPPTTTFVKVYKSGSFGRSLDISKFSRYHQLRSELAHMFGLEGELEDPLRSGWQLVFVDRENDVLLLGDDPWPEFVNSVWCIKILSPQEVQDMGKRGLELLNSVPIQRLSNGSCDNYANRQESSRNMNSGITSVGSLEY; encoded by the exons ATGAGGCTTTCAACTGCTGGTTTTAGTCCTCAGGCTCCGGAAG gGGAGAGGAGAGTTCTTAACTCGGAGCTTTGGCATGCATGTGCTGGCCCACTTGTTTCTCTACCTGCTGTTGGAAGTCGGGTTGTTTATTTTCCACAGGGTCATAGCGAGCAG GTTGCCATATCAACCAACAGAGAAGTTGATGCCCATATACCAAGTTATCCAAGCTTGCCACCACAGCTAATCTGCCAGCTTCACAATGTTACAATGCAT GCAGATATTGAGACAGATGAAGTGTATGCCCAAATGACCTTGCAACCGCTCACTGCT CAAGAGCAAAAGGAGCCTTATCTTCCAGCTGAGTTGGGTGCCCCCAGCAAACAACCAACcaactatttttgtaaaacatTGACAGCAAGTGACACTAGTACACATGGAGGATTTTCTGTTCCTCGTCGTGCAGCTGAGAAAGTGTTTCCTCCATTG GACTTCTCTCAGCAGCCTCCTGCACAGGAGTTAATTGCAAGGGATCTGCATGATAATGAGTGGAAATTTAGGCATATCTTTCGTG GCCAACCGAAAAGGCATCTCCTTACAACTGGATGGAGTGTGTTTGTAAGTGCTAAGAGGCTTGTTGCTGGCGATTCGGTTATCTTTATTTG GAATGAAAAGAATCAATTACTGTTGGGGATCCGTCGAGCTAATCGACCACAAACAGTGATGCCCTCGTCGGTTCTGTCCAGTGACAGCATGCACTTGGGGCTTCTTGCTGCTGCAGCACATGCAGCTGCTACAAATAGTCGGTTCACGATATTTTATAATCCAAG GGCTAGCCCATCAGAGTTCATCATACCTCTGGCCAAGTATGTCAAAGCTGTGTACCATACCCGTGTTTCTGTTGGTATGCGTTTTAGAATGCTATTTGAAACAGAAGAATCAAGTGTTCGTCG TTACATGGGCACTATTACTGGTATCAGTGATTTAGATTCTACCCGGTGGCCAAATTCACACTGGCGCTCAGTCAAG GTTGGATGGGATGAATCTACAGCTGGGGAGAGACAGCCAAGGGTTTCCTTATGGGAGATCGAGCCACTTACAACCTTCCCAATGTATCCTTCTCCATTTCCCCTCAGGCTTAAGCGCCCCTGGCCAACTGGATTTCCCTCTTTCCATG GTCTTAAAGAGGACGATCTGGGATTAAATTCTCAACTAATGTGGCTTCGGGGAGATGGTCTAGATCGTGGAATTCAACCTCTGAACTTCCCTGGAATTGGAGTTGCACCATGGATGCAGCCAAGGCTTGATGCTTCTATGGTCGGTCTGCAGCCGGAGATATATCAAGCAATGGCTGCTGCTGCACTACAGGAGATGAGAACCGTAGATCCTGCTAAGGCGCAGGCTGCTTCGCTTCTtcaattccaacaaactcaaAATCTTCCCAACAGGCCTGCTAATTTCATGCCACCTCAGATGTTGCAGCAGCCTCAGCCTCAGCCTCAGCCTCCACAGACCTTTCTTCAAGGTGATGAAAACCAACATCTCTCTCATTCTCAGGCCCAAAGCCAGCCTACTGCTGTTCTTCAGCAGGAGATAAAGCATCAAACATTCAACAACCACCcccagcagcagcagcagcagcaacaacaacaacaacagcaGCAACAGCAACCACAACAGCAAGTGTTTGATCACCATCAAATTCCAAGTCCCATGTCTACAATGTCTCAGTTCAGTTCTGCTTCCCAATCCCAAGCCCAATCCCTGCAAACTATTCCTCCATTATGTCGGCAACAGAGTTTTTCTGATTCAAATCCCAACCATGTGACAAGTCCCATCATTTCACCCTTGCACAGCCTATTAGGTGGTTCATTTTCACAAGATGAATCATCTCAGATGCTTAACCTTCCTCGAACCAATCCCATGATACATTCATCTACATGGCCGTCAAAGCGAGCTGCAATCGATCCTCTTCTCTCTTCAGGAAATTCTCAGTTTGTTCTTTCCCAAGGGGAAAATATAGGGACAACTCCGGCTAATATCTCTCAGAATGCTTTTTCATTGCCGCCTTTTCCTGGGAGAGAGTGTTCATTAGATCAAGGGAATGTCGATCCGCAGAGTAATCTTCTGTTTGGTGTCAATATAGAGCCTTCATCTCTTCTAATGCAGAATGGCATGCCAAATCTTAGGGGAATTTGCAGTGACAGTGACTCAACAGCTATACCTTTTTCTTCGAATTATGTGAATACTGCTGGTACCAACTTCTCTGCCAATCCAACTGGGACAGGGACACCTTCCAATTGCAATGAGGATTCAGGTTTCTTGCAGTCTCCAGAAAACACTGGCCAAGTAAACCCACCAACCAGAACCTTTGTAAAG GTTTACAAGTCGGGGTCCTTCGGTAGATCACTGGATATTTCCAAATTCAGTAGCTACCATCAGCTACGCAGTGAGCTTGCTCACATGTTCGGCCTTGAAGGCGAATTGGAGGACCCTTTGAGATCAGGCTGGCAGCTTGTATTCGTTGACCGGGAAAATGACGTCCTTCTTCTTGGGGACGATCCCTGGCC GGAGTTTGTCAACAGCGTGTGGTGTATCAAAATACTATCACCACAGGAAGTGCAGGACATGGGCAAACGTGGCCTAGAGCTCTTGAACTCTGTCCCGATTCAGAGGCTCTCAAATGGCAGTTGTGATAACTACGCCAACAGACAGGAGTCATCCAGAAATATGAATTCTGGGATTACTTCTGTCGGGTCTCTTGAGTACTGA